A stretch of the Arthrobacter stackebrandtii genome encodes the following:
- a CDS encoding DNA gyrase/topoisomerase IV subunit B produces the protein MSTVARESSNYSARHLSVLEGLEAVRKRPGMYIGSTDSRGLMHCLWEIIDNSVDEALAGFGQNITVILHKDNSVEVHDDGRGIPVDVEPKTGLTGLEVVLTKLHAGGKFGGSSYAASGGLHGVGASVVNALSARMDAQVDRGGKTYQMSFRRGEPGHFKDSGKSLSPDVAFEPFTKASSLDIVGTTKRGVTGTRIRYWADRQIFTADAKFSYEELVGRARQTSFLVPGLKIRVVDERRLAGTPGEFATHEEVFHHDGGLSEFVDFLSVGGAVTDIWRLQGHSTFTETVPVLNSAGHLESTAVERDCEVDIALRWGVGYDTTMRSFVNIIATPKGGRHQEGFEQALLKTFRKVIEANARKLKAGNDKIEKDDVMAGLTAVLTVRLAEPQFEGQTKEILGTPAVKGIVAKVVEKELKAKLESSQRNEKAQSAQLLEKVVSEMKSRISARVHKETQRRKNALESSSLPTKLADCRSNDVAKSELFIVEGDSALGTAKMARSSDFQALLPIRGKILNVQKASVGDMLANAECAALIQVVGAGSGRSFDLESARYGKVILMTDADVDGAHIRTLLLTLFFRYMRPMIDAGRVFAAVPPLHRVEIIHSGSKPNEMVYTYSEKELHTLLAKLDKQGKKHKTPIQRYKGLGEMDADQLAETTMDPRHRTLRRVTSADADRAEHTFELLMGSDVAPRKEFIVAGSEQLDQDRIDA, from the coding sequence ATGTCCACCGTGGCACGCGAGAGTTCCAATTACAGTGCACGCCATCTCTCTGTGCTGGAGGGCCTGGAGGCGGTCCGGAAACGGCCCGGCATGTACATTGGCTCCACCGACTCGCGCGGACTCATGCACTGCCTGTGGGAAATCATCGACAACTCCGTCGATGAGGCACTCGCCGGCTTTGGGCAGAACATCACCGTCATCCTTCACAAGGACAACTCCGTTGAAGTGCATGACGACGGCCGCGGCATTCCCGTCGATGTGGAACCCAAGACGGGGCTCACCGGGCTGGAGGTTGTGCTCACAAAACTGCACGCCGGCGGCAAGTTCGGCGGCAGCTCCTACGCCGCTTCCGGCGGCCTGCACGGCGTGGGCGCCTCCGTGGTGAACGCCCTCTCCGCACGCATGGACGCCCAGGTGGACCGTGGCGGGAAGACGTACCAGATGAGCTTCAGGCGCGGGGAGCCCGGCCACTTCAAGGACTCGGGCAAGTCGCTGAGCCCGGACGTCGCGTTCGAGCCGTTCACCAAGGCCTCCAGCCTGGACATTGTGGGCACCACCAAGCGCGGCGTCACCGGCACCCGCATCCGTTATTGGGCGGACCGGCAGATTTTCACGGCCGATGCCAAGTTCTCCTACGAGGAGCTTGTGGGCCGTGCCCGCCAGACCTCCTTTCTGGTGCCCGGGCTGAAGATCCGGGTGGTCGATGAGCGCCGGCTGGCCGGCACGCCCGGGGAGTTCGCCACGCACGAGGAAGTGTTCCACCACGACGGCGGCCTGTCCGAGTTTGTTGACTTCCTCTCCGTTGGCGGCGCCGTGACGGACATCTGGCGGCTGCAGGGGCACAGCACCTTCACCGAGACGGTGCCCGTGCTCAACAGCGCCGGGCACCTGGAGAGCACCGCCGTCGAACGCGACTGCGAGGTGGACATTGCGCTGCGCTGGGGCGTGGGCTACGACACCACGATGCGCAGCTTTGTGAACATCATTGCCACGCCCAAGGGCGGGCGCCATCAGGAAGGCTTTGAACAGGCCCTGCTGAAAACGTTCCGCAAGGTTATCGAGGCCAACGCGCGCAAGCTCAAGGCCGGCAACGACAAGATCGAGAAGGACGACGTCATGGCCGGGCTGACCGCCGTGCTGACCGTCCGCCTGGCCGAGCCGCAGTTTGAAGGCCAGACGAAGGAGATCCTGGGCACCCCCGCGGTCAAGGGCATCGTTGCCAAGGTGGTGGAGAAGGAGCTCAAGGCGAAGCTGGAGTCCTCGCAGCGCAACGAGAAGGCACAGTCGGCGCAACTGCTGGAGAAGGTTGTGTCGGAGATGAAGTCGCGCATCTCCGCCCGGGTCCACAAGGAAACCCAGCGGCGCAAGAACGCCCTGGAAAGTTCCTCGCTGCCCACAAAACTGGCAGACTGCCGCAGCAATGACGTTGCCAAGAGCGAACTGTTCATCGTGGAGGGCGACAGCGCCCTCGGCACGGCCAAGATGGCGCGGTCCTCCGATTTTCAGGCGTTGCTGCCCATCCGCGGCAAGATCCTCAACGTGCAAAAGGCCTCGGTGGGCGACATGCTGGCCAACGCCGAGTGTGCCGCCCTGATCCAGGTGGTGGGTGCCGGTTCCGGGCGCAGCTTCGACCTTGAGTCGGCCCGCTACGGCAAGGTCATTCTCATGACCGACGCCGACGTGGACGGGGCGCACATCCGCACCCTCCTACTGACGCTCTTCTTCCGCTACATGCGCCCCATGATCGACGCCGGGCGGGTCTTCGCTGCCGTCCCGCCGCTGCACCGGGTGGAGATCATCCACTCCGGCTCAAAGCCCAACGAGATGGTGTACACGTACTCGGAAAAGGAACTGCACACTCTTCTTGCCAAGCTGGATAAGCAGGGCAAGAAGCACAAGACGCCCATCCAGCGTTACAAGGGCCTGGGTGAGATGGACGCGGACCAGCTGGCCGAAACCACCATGGACCCGCGCCACCGCACCCTGCGCCGGGTGACGAGCGCCGATGCCGACCGCGCCGAGCACACGTTTGAGCTGCTCATGGGTTCCGATGTGGCACCGCGCAAGGAATTCATCGTGGCCGGCAGTGAACAGCTGGACCAGGACCGCATCGACGCCTAG
- a CDS encoding DUF7455 domain-containing protein: MTTTAISSPQLTTLDRCDRCGAQAYVRVVLESSGGELRFCGHHARAVEATLRPLASEWLDETGRLHEKAPVSVD; encoded by the coding sequence ATGACCACCACAGCCATCAGCAGCCCCCAGCTGACCACCCTTGATCGCTGCGACCGTTGCGGCGCGCAGGCATATGTGCGGGTAGTTTTGGAGTCCTCCGGCGGCGAGCTGCGTTTCTGCGGCCACCACGCCCGCGCGGTCGAGGCCACCCTGCGCCCCCTGGCGTCGGAATGGCTCGACGAGACGGGCCGCCTGCACGAGAAGGCCCCGGTCTCAGTCGACTAG
- a CDS encoding helix-turn-helix transcriptional regulator: MNQPPASAAMIGRDAEMAALMDSFAEARLSKPQAVVIGGEAGLGKTRLLREFLSAASQEALVVTGQCVDLGSLATPYAPLTGVLRSLVAQLGLDAVVDFAGPGRDALALLLPEVGAEPDGSPTANRVLEAVSTVLERASASRPAVVVIEDLHWADDATLAVLRFVLRAFNGGQFLLVMSYRSDEINRGHPLREFLAEAERGRFAKIIRLGRLDKDQVRLQVEAITGKDAGYELLENVYSRSEGIPFFVEELLGLDDCDASAELPDTLTELLLARYERMSDEVQYFLRVLAAGGVCVPHAQALAAYDRDVQEFEESARTAQRANLLGLDGGSYTFRHALVREAIHADLLPGERTRFHTRYAQALEAAGSGGLDSVEIAYHWHAANAQEKTFRASIAAVAEAERGYAYSTAARMGERALELWDSVAGAESVAGMHRYALMARTASAHNQAGNGERSLAMIRLAAAQPDAVGAGLARLLADQARYLGFNAQPGSADLLLRALSLVPRGSDDQLRATLLNHLAARCMLEARLEDAIQVSSEALELSTADGDRQQQSIAANLRGSSRAMAGDVEGWRQDLSVARELAEGNSDAMLRYRINYSDALNQLGLYDDSISIAEEGIRQARALGVERTTGAIMSSNAVEPLFSRGDWDKANEILERNLKLSPPSSFRAYLLRSKIWSTLWSGDTETAGLLFRQWQPLLRELARVEMQSRTPLAMMAAELAWRNGELAEAWQEASFVFSADFRRLPGYDLPLLAVAARILAALRSAGAAPDAEDETRLRAVMDADAPWPTQAAWAALFEAELGGGDGAGSDPAPWRHAAEKCQLLPANLRCYISMRLGQAEFISGNRKGAVAALQESIRDAERLGAGMVPALAREFAIRSGLNLDGQSARPNTNELTAREAQVLELVAEGLSNKDIGSRLFISPKTASVHVSAIMRKLNAGSRTEAAGRARTAPKRN, encoded by the coding sequence ATGAACCAACCCCCGGCCAGCGCAGCCATGATCGGGAGGGACGCCGAAATGGCAGCCCTCATGGACTCCTTTGCGGAGGCGCGGCTCAGCAAGCCCCAGGCTGTTGTAATCGGCGGCGAGGCGGGGCTGGGGAAGACCCGCCTGCTGCGCGAGTTCCTGTCGGCCGCATCCCAGGAGGCGCTGGTCGTCACCGGCCAGTGTGTGGACTTGGGCAGCCTGGCCACACCCTATGCACCCCTGACGGGAGTCCTTCGTTCACTGGTGGCGCAGCTGGGGCTGGACGCCGTGGTCGACTTTGCCGGGCCCGGGCGCGACGCACTGGCGCTGCTGCTGCCTGAAGTGGGCGCCGAACCCGACGGCTCCCCCACCGCCAACCGCGTGCTTGAGGCGGTCAGCACTGTCCTGGAACGGGCCAGCGCGAGCAGGCCCGCCGTCGTCGTCATTGAGGACCTGCACTGGGCCGACGACGCCACACTGGCGGTGCTGCGTTTTGTCCTGCGCGCATTCAACGGCGGCCAGTTCCTGCTGGTCATGAGCTACCGCAGCGACGAGATCAACCGCGGACATCCGCTGAGAGAGTTCCTGGCTGAGGCCGAGCGGGGCCGTTTTGCCAAAATCATTCGCCTGGGCCGGCTCGACAAGGACCAGGTACGCCTCCAGGTGGAGGCGATCACCGGCAAGGACGCCGGATACGAGCTGCTGGAGAATGTCTACTCCCGCAGCGAAGGCATTCCATTCTTTGTGGAGGAGCTGTTGGGGCTGGACGACTGCGATGCCAGCGCCGAGCTGCCCGATACCCTCACCGAGCTTTTGCTGGCGCGGTATGAGCGCATGTCCGACGAGGTGCAGTATTTCCTGCGCGTCCTTGCCGCCGGCGGCGTCTGCGTCCCGCATGCCCAGGCACTGGCCGCCTACGACAGGGACGTGCAGGAATTTGAGGAGTCGGCCCGCACGGCACAAAGGGCCAACCTGCTCGGACTGGACGGCGGGTCCTACACGTTCCGCCATGCCCTGGTCCGTGAGGCCATCCATGCCGACCTGTTGCCGGGCGAGCGCACGCGCTTTCACACCCGCTACGCCCAGGCGCTTGAGGCTGCCGGGTCCGGCGGCCTGGACTCGGTCGAAATCGCCTACCACTGGCATGCCGCCAACGCCCAGGAAAAAACCTTCCGTGCCTCGATTGCGGCGGTTGCGGAGGCAGAACGCGGCTACGCCTATTCAACGGCGGCCCGCATGGGTGAGCGGGCCTTGGAACTCTGGGACAGTGTCGCCGGCGCGGAGTCCGTGGCAGGGATGCACCGCTACGCACTCATGGCACGCACGGCGTCGGCCCACAACCAGGCAGGCAACGGTGAACGCTCGCTGGCCATGATCCGGCTCGCCGCTGCCCAGCCAGACGCAGTCGGTGCCGGCCTGGCACGGCTGCTGGCCGACCAAGCCCGGTACTTGGGGTTCAACGCACAGCCAGGTTCGGCCGATTTGCTGCTTCGCGCCCTCTCCCTTGTCCCACGGGGCAGCGATGACCAACTGCGCGCAACCCTGCTCAACCACCTCGCCGCACGTTGCATGCTTGAGGCACGGCTGGAAGATGCCATTCAGGTTTCCAGCGAAGCGCTGGAACTGTCCACGGCAGACGGCGACCGGCAGCAGCAATCCATCGCCGCCAACCTCCGGGGCAGCTCCCGTGCCATGGCAGGCGACGTGGAGGGCTGGCGGCAGGACCTCTCCGTGGCTCGCGAGCTGGCGGAGGGCAACAGCGACGCCATGCTGCGCTACCGCATCAACTACTCGGATGCCCTGAACCAGCTCGGCTTGTACGACGATTCAATAAGCATTGCCGAGGAGGGAATCCGCCAGGCAAGGGCGCTTGGCGTGGAGCGCACCACGGGGGCCATCATGTCGTCCAACGCCGTTGAACCGCTTTTTTCCCGCGGCGACTGGGACAAGGCAAACGAAATCCTGGAACGCAACCTGAAGTTGTCGCCGCCCAGTTCCTTCCGCGCCTACCTGCTGCGGTCCAAGATCTGGTCAACACTGTGGAGCGGCGACACCGAAACGGCGGGCCTGCTGTTTCGCCAGTGGCAGCCGCTGCTGCGGGAGTTGGCCCGGGTTGAGATGCAGTCGCGCACCCCGCTCGCCATGATGGCGGCGGAACTCGCCTGGCGAAATGGCGAGCTGGCCGAGGCGTGGCAGGAGGCGTCATTTGTGTTCAGTGCAGATTTCCGGCGGCTTCCCGGCTACGACCTGCCCCTGCTGGCGGTGGCTGCAAGGATTCTTGCCGCCCTCCGGTCTGCAGGTGCAGCCCCGGACGCCGAGGACGAAACCCGCCTGCGTGCCGTTATGGACGCCGACGCGCCATGGCCCACCCAAGCCGCGTGGGCTGCGCTGTTCGAGGCGGAACTCGGCGGTGGTGACGGGGCTGGGAGTGACCCCGCGCCCTGGCGCCATGCAGCCGAAAAGTGCCAGCTGCTGCCGGCCAACCTGCGATGCTACATATCAATGCGCCTGGGCCAGGCCGAATTCATTTCCGGCAACAGGAAGGGCGCAGTGGCGGCGCTGCAAGAATCAATCCGGGACGCCGAACGGCTCGGCGCGGGCATGGTGCCGGCCCTGGCCCGGGAATTTGCCATCCGCAGCGGCCTCAACCTCGACGGGCAGAGCGCACGCCCCAACACCAACGAGCTGACGGCGCGGGAGGCCCAGGTGCTGGAGCTTGTGGCGGAAGGGCTGAGCAACAAGGACATCGGCTCCCGGCTGTTCATCAGCCCCAAGACCGCCAGTGTCCACGTATCCGCCATCATGAGGAAGTTGAATGCGGGCAGCCGCACAGAGGCGGCGGGTAGGGCCCGCACGGCCCCGAAACGAAACTAA
- a CDS encoding RNA polymerase sigma factor translates to MSATAKSKVSKTKEIEDPASSVDAPLTPAQKRAATIAANKAAKAAGGDAAAPAAKKAAPARRGKAAPKEEEEDTSSDSAVDDDDQEETAKERPVATGTGFVYSDSDDDDAPVQQVMSAGATADPVKDYLKQIGKVALLNAEQEVDLALRIEAGLYANEKLQADSAKMNPQLKRDLERIVHDGKRAKNHLLEANLRLVVSLAKRYTGRGMLFLDLIQEGNLGLIRAVEKFDYTKGFKFSTYATWWIRQAITRAMADQARTIRIPVHMVEVINKLARVQRQMLQDLGREPTPEELAKELDMTPEKVVEVQKYGREPISLHTPLGEDGDSEFGDLIEDSEAVVPADAVSFTLLQEQLHSVLDTLSEREAGVVAMRFGLTDGQPKTLDEIGKVYGVTRERIRQIESKTMSKLRHPSRSQVLRDYLD, encoded by the coding sequence GTGTCTGCTACTGCCAAGAGCAAAGTCTCCAAAACCAAGGAGATCGAGGACCCAGCATCGTCAGTTGACGCACCGCTGACACCAGCACAGAAGCGTGCTGCCACCATTGCCGCCAACAAGGCCGCCAAGGCCGCCGGTGGGGACGCTGCTGCGCCCGCCGCCAAGAAGGCCGCCCCCGCCCGCCGCGGAAAGGCTGCGCCGAAGGAGGAGGAAGAAGACACGTCCTCCGACTCCGCCGTCGACGATGACGACCAGGAGGAGACCGCGAAGGAACGCCCGGTTGCCACCGGAACCGGCTTTGTCTACTCGGACTCCGATGACGACGACGCACCTGTGCAGCAGGTCATGTCAGCCGGTGCCACCGCCGACCCCGTCAAGGACTACCTGAAGCAGATTGGCAAGGTTGCGCTGCTCAATGCCGAGCAGGAAGTCGACTTGGCCCTGCGCATTGAGGCAGGCCTCTACGCCAACGAGAAGCTGCAGGCGGATTCCGCCAAGATGAACCCGCAGCTCAAGCGCGATCTCGAGCGCATCGTCCACGACGGCAAGCGTGCCAAGAACCACCTGCTGGAAGCCAACCTGCGCCTGGTCGTATCACTGGCCAAGCGCTACACCGGCCGTGGCATGCTGTTCCTTGACCTGATCCAGGAAGGCAACCTGGGCCTCATCCGTGCCGTTGAGAAGTTTGACTACACCAAGGGCTTCAAGTTCTCCACGTACGCCACGTGGTGGATCCGCCAGGCCATCACGCGCGCCATGGCCGACCAGGCCCGCACCATCCGCATCCCCGTGCACATGGTCGAGGTCATCAACAAGCTGGCACGCGTGCAGCGCCAGATGCTCCAGGACCTGGGCCGCGAACCCACGCCCGAGGAATTGGCCAAGGAATTGGACATGACCCCGGAAAAGGTTGTTGAGGTCCAGAAATACGGCCGCGAGCCCATCTCCCTGCACACGCCCCTGGGCGAAGACGGCGACTCCGAGTTCGGTGACTTGATTGAAGACTCCGAAGCCGTTGTTCCGGCCGATGCCGTGTCCTTCACCCTGCTGCAGGAACAGCTGCACTCCGTACTGGACACGCTGTCCGAACGTGAAGCCGGCGTTGTCGCGATGCGCTTCGGCCTGACCGACGGGCAGCCGAAGACTTTAGACGAAATCGGCAAGGTCTACGGCGTAACGCGCGAGCGCATCCGCCAGATCGAATCGAAGACCATGTCCAAGCTGCGCCACCCGTCCCGTTCACAGGTGCTGCGCGACTACCTGGACTAA
- a CDS encoding DUF4192 domain-containing protein: MGKQIDKIKVSAGEDLLAFIPHILGYWPERSIVCIGMNGKRLRATLRMDLPPEDMNDVAGFAAVAASQLASDREADGCLIAIFGVDDWYSPRDLPQQGLYEDLREAFEKFRLPVQDAWYVGPNFWRSLECANERCCPWPGKDNASIRESFVNAEFIYRGSLVRESPQEQIQTLITVSDESFARSVAVAGEQFRDTLQNSGSGARQLGVTLGAWEMALYQWPKRPDASMAAFLLASLGAVAVRDAVIVAMATGPNSAMAGAAATGTLRPDDAPLQAPVNWYGGNQAEGWDAAIEDVSDEAVMRAAADYGNILVGEVCGGHGSRPLGPDWNRLAKAEQLLQFLAGATGSADKAPVLCLLGWIEWCRGRGTWAGNYFHFCDEIQPGYRLAQLLDRLLSVGYVAACAKDPATAWHGQRDDDPETTEQAA, encoded by the coding sequence ATGGGAAAGCAAATAGACAAGATCAAAGTCAGTGCCGGCGAGGATCTCCTGGCATTCATCCCCCACATTCTGGGGTACTGGCCGGAGCGCAGCATCGTGTGCATCGGCATGAACGGCAAGCGGCTTCGGGCCACCCTGCGCATGGACCTGCCACCGGAAGACATGAACGATGTGGCCGGCTTTGCCGCGGTTGCGGCCTCGCAGCTGGCCAGCGACAGGGAAGCGGACGGCTGCCTCATCGCCATTTTTGGTGTTGACGATTGGTATTCGCCCCGCGACCTGCCGCAGCAGGGCCTCTATGAGGATCTGCGGGAGGCGTTCGAAAAGTTCAGGCTGCCGGTACAGGACGCCTGGTATGTGGGACCAAACTTCTGGCGAAGCCTGGAGTGCGCCAACGAACGTTGCTGTCCGTGGCCGGGCAAGGACAATGCCTCCATCAGGGAGAGCTTTGTCAACGCGGAATTCATCTACCGAGGCAGCCTGGTGCGGGAAAGTCCGCAAGAGCAGATCCAGACGCTCATCACTGTGTCGGATGAGTCCTTTGCCCGCAGTGTGGCAGTGGCTGGCGAGCAGTTCAGGGACACGCTGCAGAACTCCGGGTCCGGAGCCCGCCAGCTCGGCGTGACACTCGGCGCCTGGGAAATGGCGCTCTATCAGTGGCCCAAGCGGCCTGACGCGTCCATGGCGGCGTTCCTGCTGGCCAGCCTTGGTGCGGTGGCCGTCCGCGACGCCGTCATCGTGGCGATGGCCACCGGTCCCAATTCGGCCATGGCCGGCGCCGCCGCCACAGGAACGCTGAGGCCCGACGACGCACCACTCCAGGCGCCCGTCAACTGGTACGGCGGCAACCAGGCGGAGGGGTGGGACGCCGCCATTGAGGACGTCAGTGATGAAGCGGTCATGAGGGCCGCTGCCGACTACGGCAACATCTTGGTTGGTGAGGTCTGTGGCGGGCATGGTTCCCGTCCCCTGGGGCCGGACTGGAACAGGCTGGCCAAGGCCGAGCAGCTCCTGCAGTTCCTCGCCGGTGCAACGGGTTCCGCCGACAAAGCGCCCGTGCTTTGCCTGCTCGGCTGGATCGAGTGGTGCCGCGGCCGGGGCACGTGGGCCGGCAACTACTTCCACTTCTGCGACGAAATCCAGCCGGGATACCGTCTGGCGCAGCTCCTGGACCGGCTGCTGTCTGTGGGATACGTCGCAGCCTGTGCCAAGGACCCTGCCACAGCGTGGCATGGGCAGCGGGATGATGATCCCGAAACCACGGAACAGGCCGCATGA
- a CDS encoding MFS transporter: MNGTRAWLVWGVGVFAYLVAITQRTSFGVAGLAATDRFSATASALSAFTVIQLIVYAGLQIPVGVMVDRFGPRIMIATGAALMAVGQLQLAAAESVPAGVVGRIFVGAGDAMTFIAVIRLIPLWFPSRRVPVLTQLTGQLGQVGQLISIVPFAFVLHHGGWSQAFVGLAALGLLACVLAAALLRNAPPGAPAATTKRSFRETGTDLGTAWRQPGTRLGLWSHFATQFSGTVFVLTWGYPFLVSGEGLTPATASVLLSLFVVVGIICGPFLGSWVGRHPLRRSTMVLAVTIAITAVWLAVLLPSGPAPLWLLVLLVLVLAIGGPASMIAFDFARTFNPSHRIGTATGIVNVGGFFAALVTMYMVGLILDLLNGAGVFSGGLYSLDAFRVAFSFQFIVLGIGIAGVVASRGKVRRAMAERGERVPPLRVALADNRRRRSQFRSEQRQERQERQERRN; this comes from the coding sequence GTGAACGGTACGCGCGCCTGGCTGGTGTGGGGAGTCGGCGTTTTCGCCTACCTGGTCGCCATCACCCAGCGGACGTCCTTCGGGGTGGCCGGGCTTGCGGCCACCGACCGTTTCAGCGCCACGGCCTCGGCGCTGTCCGCCTTTACCGTAATCCAGCTCATCGTCTACGCCGGGCTGCAGATTCCGGTGGGTGTGATGGTGGACCGCTTTGGCCCGCGCATCATGATCGCCACGGGTGCCGCGCTGATGGCCGTGGGGCAGCTGCAGCTGGCAGCCGCCGAGTCCGTCCCCGCCGGGGTTGTGGGCAGGATCTTTGTTGGCGCCGGCGACGCCATGACCTTTATTGCCGTCATCCGGCTCATCCCCCTGTGGTTCCCTTCCCGCCGCGTCCCTGTCCTGACCCAGTTGACGGGGCAGCTGGGGCAGGTCGGCCAGCTCATCAGCATCGTCCCCTTTGCCTTTGTCCTGCACCATGGTGGCTGGAGCCAGGCCTTCGTGGGGCTGGCTGCCCTGGGCTTGCTCGCCTGCGTGCTTGCGGCGGCGCTGTTGCGCAACGCGCCGCCCGGCGCCCCGGCCGCCACCACCAAGAGGAGCTTCCGGGAAACAGGCACGGACCTGGGCACGGCTTGGCGCCAGCCCGGGACGCGGCTGGGCTTGTGGAGCCACTTTGCCACCCAGTTCTCCGGCACCGTTTTTGTCCTGACGTGGGGCTACCCCTTCCTGGTCTCCGGCGAGGGCCTCACACCCGCCACCGCCAGCGTGCTGTTGAGTCTGTTCGTGGTGGTCGGCATCATTTGCGGTCCGTTCCTGGGCAGCTGGGTGGGACGCCATCCGCTGCGACGCTCCACCATGGTGCTGGCCGTGACCATTGCCATCACCGCGGTGTGGCTCGCCGTCCTGTTGCCGTCCGGCCCGGCGCCGCTGTGGCTGCTCGTTCTACTGGTGCTGGTCCTGGCCATTGGGGGACCGGCATCCATGATCGCCTTTGACTTTGCCCGCACCTTCAACCCCTCCCACCGGATCGGCACCGCCACAGGCATTGTGAACGTGGGCGGCTTCTTTGCCGCACTCGTCACCATGTACATGGTCGGGCTGATCCTGGACCTGCTCAACGGGGCCGGCGTCTTCAGCGGCGGCCTGTATTCGCTCGACGCCTTCCGTGTGGCGTTTTCCTTCCAATTCATTGTGCTCGGCATCGGGATAGCCGGCGTCGTCGCATCCCGGGGCAAGGTTCGACGGGCCATGGCCGAACGTGGCGAGCGCGTGCCCCCGCTCCGTGTAGCGCTGGCCGACAACAGGCGCCGGCGCAGCCAGTTCCGCTCCGAACAGCGCCAGGAGCGGCAGGAACGCCAGGAACGCAGGAACTGA
- a CDS encoding proteasome assembly chaperone family protein, whose protein sequence is MNISEYTPFQDPDSLYVVNEELAADEELRGANLLMSFTGFSDAGHVVTQISSELKEQLPAEPLAVFDIDQLVDYRSRRPRITFTEDHLSDYRAPSLVLYKMADALGTPFLFLAGSEPDLQWERFSHAVLGLVERFDVNLVAWVHSVPMPVPHTRPIGATVHGNRPDLIEGISAWKATMDIPAAIGHLLEVKLAAAGRNVVGYAIHVPHYLSDAEYPPATVAGLEFLGAAASLMLPSERLREAGRAVERQITEQVEGSAEVATVVTNLEKQYDEHSDGVARRSLLAGDNDELPGADELGAAVEAYLASRDAGTHGGSGS, encoded by the coding sequence ATGAACATTTCTGAGTACACCCCTTTCCAAGACCCGGATTCCCTCTACGTTGTCAATGAAGAGTTGGCGGCCGACGAGGAACTTCGCGGTGCCAACCTGCTCATGTCCTTCACCGGTTTTTCCGACGCCGGCCACGTTGTCACCCAGATTTCCAGTGAACTGAAGGAGCAGCTGCCCGCGGAGCCGCTGGCCGTTTTCGACATCGACCAGCTGGTTGACTACCGCTCGCGGCGCCCCCGCATCACGTTCACTGAGGACCACCTGAGCGACTACCGGGCGCCGTCGCTGGTGCTGTACAAGATGGCCGACGCCCTCGGCACGCCCTTCCTGTTCCTGGCTGGCAGCGAACCGGACCTGCAGTGGGAACGGTTCTCCCACGCCGTCCTGGGCCTTGTTGAGCGCTTTGACGTCAACCTCGTGGCCTGGGTGCATTCGGTGCCCATGCCTGTCCCGCACACCCGCCCCATCGGCGCCACCGTCCACGGCAACCGGCCGGACCTCATCGAGGGAATCTCGGCGTGGAAGGCCACCATGGACATTCCGGCCGCCATCGGACACCTCCTGGAGGTGAAGCTGGCCGCGGCGGGCCGCAACGTGGTGGGCTACGCCATCCATGTCCCGCACTACCTGTCCGACGCCGAGTACCCGCCCGCCACCGTCGCCGGCCTTGAGTTTCTGGGCGCCGCTGCCTCACTCATGCTTCCCAGCGAACGCCTGCGCGAGGCCGGGCGGGCTGTGGAGCGCCAGATCACCGAGCAGGTGGAGGGTTCCGCCGAGGTTGCCACCGTGGTGACGAACCTGGAAAAGCAGTACGACGAGCATTCCGACGGCGTGGCCCGCCGGTCGCTGTTGGCGGGGGACAACGACGAACTGCCCGGCGCCGACGAACTGGGTGCAGCCGTGGAGGCGTATCTGGCCAGCAGGGATGCCGGGACACACGGCGGGTCCGGGTCCTGA